The Panacibacter microcysteis genome includes a window with the following:
- the purQ gene encoding phosphoribosylformylglycinamidine synthase subunit PurQ — MKFGIVVFPGSNCDRDMQDALQHDMNKEVLMLWHKDKDLSMFSTDDCIVLPGGFSYGDYLRCGAIARFSPMMQSVIDFANKGGKVLGVCNGFQILCESHLLPGVLLPNAQQKFVCKNSFIINDQQGKALKIPVAHGDGRYFAGEQVLNELEANNQVLFKYCDENGKIDPLYNVNGAIRNIAGIKNSGGNVFGMMPHPERASNDQLGNKDGLEVFRFLGLN, encoded by the coding sequence ATGAAATTTGGAATCGTTGTTTTTCCCGGCTCTAACTGCGACCGCGATATGCAGGATGCATTGCAACACGACATGAATAAAGAAGTACTGATGCTCTGGCATAAAGACAAAGACCTGAGCATGTTTTCTACAGATGATTGCATCGTTTTGCCGGGTGGTTTTTCTTACGGCGATTACCTGCGTTGCGGCGCTATTGCACGCTTTAGCCCTATGATGCAAAGCGTGATTGATTTTGCCAACAAAGGCGGCAAAGTACTGGGCGTGTGTAACGGTTTCCAGATTCTTTGCGAAAGTCATTTACTGCCTGGTGTATTACTGCCTAATGCACAGCAGAAGTTTGTTTGCAAAAACAGTTTTATCATCAACGACCAGCAGGGAAAGGCGCTCAAAATTCCGGTGGCGCATGGAGATGGCCGTTATTTTGCCGGCGAGCAGGTACTGAACGAGCTGGAAGCCAATAACCAGGTGCTTTTTAAATATTGCGATGAGAATGGCAAGATTGATCCTTTGTACAATGTAAATGGCGCCATCCGCAACATTGCCGGTATAAAAAACAGCGGGGGCAACGTTTTTGGTATGATGCCACACCCCGAAAGGGCATCCAACGATCAGCTCGGTAACAAAGACGGCCTGGAAGTGTTCCGCTTTTTGGGTTTGAATTAA
- a CDS encoding protein-disulfide reductase DsbD domain-containing protein → MKRLLLFITLFSISAVGFSQFKDPVKWTFAAKKIADKVYEVTYTAVVEKPWHIYSQTTPKGGPVPTKFSYKTNPLLTIKGIPKETGNLQKKHEEVFGVDVQYFDNKVTFTQIVNVKSSVKTNVSGTIEYMVCNDSECLPPKKVSFDLPLQ, encoded by the coding sequence ATGAAAAGACTATTACTCTTTATTACTTTATTCAGCATTTCAGCAGTTGGTTTTAGCCAGTTCAAAGACCCGGTAAAATGGACATTTGCTGCCAAAAAAATTGCTGATAAGGTATACGAGGTTACTTATACAGCCGTGGTTGAAAAACCATGGCACATATATTCGCAAACAACGCCAAAAGGTGGCCCTGTACCCACCAAGTTTTCTTATAAAACAAACCCTTTATTAACTATAAAAGGCATACCAAAAGAAACCGGTAACCTGCAAAAAAAGCATGAAGAGGTTTTTGGTGTAGATGTACAGTATTTTGATAATAAAGTAACGTTTACACAAATAGTGAACGTCAAATCTTCTGTAAAGACGAATGTTTCCGGCACCATAGAATACATGGTGTGTAACGACAGTGAATGTCTTCCGCCAAAGAAAGTTTCATTTGATCTTCCGCTTCAATAA
- a CDS encoding protein-disulfide reductase DsbD family protein — MKKVLLSVVVLLTAVVAFAQTDSLLKWQIAIKHISDSTYEITAIAKAPEGWSVYAINPSVAGLEEAITVTYDYENAANTASINAAGKTQSITDPTFDNKPVDVYNETVNITQRFAISGTIPAEIKGRIVAYLGRPGEFQTAEQGFTLPLEGGKRADANANRILITNADTANPLSNCGEAKKDESGSLLTVFFLGLAGGLIALLTPCVFPMIPVTVSFFTKRSGSRKQAVKNGVLYGLFIFLIYTLASIPFHILGNVQPEIFNNISTNVWLNVVFFVIFIFFAISFFGFFEITLPSSIAGKADAKGSLGSIGGIFFMALTLAIVSFSCTGPILGSLLVGSLSGGAWELTAGLAGFGLALALPFALFAIFPHWLQSLPKSGGWLDTVKKVLAFAELGLALKFLSNADLVMHWELLKREVFIGLWIIISLCLTLYLFGVIRLPHDYKGMKIGKGRKVAGVVAMLFTLYLIPGVTSSEYANLKLLSGFPPPFSYSVYGRENVHNKGLEATVVNDYGKALQLSKEQDKPIMIDFTGWACVNCRKMEENVWTDPAVKQYIEKNFILVSLYVDDRAKLPVEQRFTYTTKTGFAKEIETIGDKWATFQQENFVQASQPLYVLLNGKEQVLNMPVGYTPDAEEYLAWLKCGKETFDKNR; from the coding sequence ATGAAAAAAGTTTTGCTTTCTGTCGTAGTGTTATTGACAGCCGTTGTTGCGTTTGCCCAAACTGACAGCTTGCTGAAGTGGCAGATTGCTATAAAACATATCAGCGACAGTACATACGAAATTACAGCCATTGCAAAGGCACCTGAAGGCTGGAGCGTATATGCTATTAACCCATCTGTTGCCGGCCTTGAAGAAGCAATCACGGTCACTTATGATTACGAGAATGCTGCTAATACAGCCTCGATTAATGCAGCGGGAAAAACACAATCCATTACAGACCCCACTTTTGACAATAAACCGGTAGACGTGTATAACGAAACCGTAAACATTACACAACGTTTTGCCATTAGCGGCACCATACCTGCTGAAATAAAAGGCAGGATCGTAGCTTACCTGGGAAGGCCCGGTGAATTTCAAACGGCCGAGCAGGGCTTTACGCTGCCACTCGAAGGCGGAAAGCGTGCCGATGCAAACGCAAACCGGATTTTAATTACCAATGCAGATACAGCCAACCCGCTGAGCAATTGTGGCGAAGCAAAGAAAGACGAAAGTGGAAGCTTACTTACCGTTTTTTTCCTGGGCCTTGCAGGCGGGCTTATCGCTTTGCTTACGCCATGTGTGTTCCCGATGATACCTGTTACGGTGTCATTCTTCACCAAGAGATCGGGCAGCAGGAAACAGGCTGTTAAAAACGGGGTATTGTATGGCTTATTTATTTTTTTGATTTATACACTGGCAAGTATTCCTTTTCACATATTGGGTAATGTGCAACCGGAGATATTCAACAACATATCTACCAATGTGTGGCTGAATGTTGTATTCTTCGTGATCTTTATCTTTTTCGCTATTTCCTTTTTTGGCTTTTTTGAAATTACACTGCCAAGCAGTATTGCCGGCAAGGCAGATGCCAAAGGAAGCCTGGGAAGTATTGGCGGTATATTTTTTATGGCGCTAACGCTGGCCATTGTTTCCTTCTCCTGTACGGGCCCTATTCTTGGCTCTTTACTGGTGGGTTCTTTAAGTGGTGGCGCGTGGGAGCTTACCGCCGGTCTTGCAGGGTTTGGTCTGGCATTGGCATTACCCTTTGCATTGTTTGCTATCTTCCCGCATTGGCTGCAATCGTTGCCAAAGTCGGGCGGCTGGCTTGATACGGTAAAGAAAGTGCTGGCTTTTGCAGAACTAGGCCTGGCCCTGAAATTTTTATCAAATGCAGATCTTGTTATGCATTGGGAGCTTTTGAAAAGGGAAGTATTCATCGGGCTTTGGATCATTATCAGTTTATGTTTAACGCTCTATCTTTTTGGCGTAATACGATTGCCGCATGACTATAAGGGCATGAAAATAGGCAAGGGCAGGAAAGTGGCAGGCGTTGTAGCGATGCTGTTTACGTTGTATCTTATACCAGGTGTTACCTCTTCGGAATATGCAAATCTTAAATTGCTGAGTGGTTTTCCGCCACCATTCTCTTACAGCGTTTATGGCAGGGAAAATGTACACAACAAAGGCCTTGAGGCAACAGTGGTAAATGATTACGGAAAGGCGTTGCAGCTATCCAAAGAACAAGATAAACCCATTATGATTGATTTTACAGGCTGGGCCTGTGTCAACTGCCGGAAAATGGAAGAAAATGTTTGGACCGACCCTGCAGTAAAACAGTATATTGAAAAGAACTTTATCCTTGTTTCATTATATGTAGATGACAGGGCGAAACTGCCCGTTGAACAAAGATTTACTTATACAACCAAAACAGGTTTTGCGAAAGAGATAGAAACGATTGGCGATAAATGGGCAACATTTCAGCAGGAAAATTTTGTGCAGGCTTCGCAACCTCTGTATGTATTGCTTAATGGTAAAGAGCAGGTTTTGAACATGCCTGTAGGTTATACACCCGATGCCGAGGAATACCTTGCATGGCTGAAATGTGGTAAAGAGACATTTGATAAAAACAGGTAG
- a CDS encoding DUF6814 family protein has product MNNIKKYLGILWIAMAAAIAYFGFTEFGYPKLTSGKQEDLVFGIIIVFILLPIISGGLFIFGKYALQNEYDLVQDAPDHAHYTER; this is encoded by the coding sequence ATGAACAACATCAAAAAATACCTTGGCATTCTTTGGATAGCCATGGCCGCGGCCATCGCTTACTTCGGATTTACAGAATTCGGTTATCCCAAACTTACTTCAGGCAAACAGGAAGACCTTGTATTCGGTATCATCATCGTCTTTATACTGTTGCCAATCATTTCCGGCGGCCTGTTCATTTTTGGTAAGTATGCGCTGCAAAATGAGTACGATCTTGTGCAGGATGCACCGGATCATGCACATTATACAGAACGATGA